The Halogeometricum borinquense DSM 11551 genome window below encodes:
- a CDS encoding SDR family oxidoreductase, producing the protein MQNIENTLEENPTRVLVAGATGYLGRYAVCAFKRRGCWVRALSRPQSVEKLSTPGRFLEPAVRSDIDDLFVGTATDSDTLDGLCDGIDVVFSSLGVTRQQASHWEVDYGANRTLLDLALDAGVERFVFVSVFAPELWGSLVEPREQFVDELYDAEISQTVVRPTGYFSDMTEFFEMARRARVFLVGDGNARINPIHGADLAAACADAVSDDREEFAVGGPETFTYDEIAALASRTLDGRVKTTHVPKPLAKAALAVVRPFNSRYYALGNAFTRILSTDVVAPETGSHTLRPLRASRQSPIFKLSSFLSC; encoded by the coding sequence ATGCAAAATATAGAAAATACCTTGGAGGAGAATCCGACGCGGGTGTTGGTCGCCGGTGCAACCGGCTATCTCGGCCGATACGCGGTTTGCGCCTTCAAACGTCGCGGCTGCTGGGTGCGGGCGCTTTCGCGGCCGCAATCGGTCGAAAAACTCTCTACACCAGGTCGGTTTCTCGAACCGGCGGTGCGGTCGGACATCGACGACCTCTTCGTCGGCACGGCTACGGATTCGGACACGCTCGACGGTTTGTGCGATGGAATTGACGTGGTCTTTTCGTCGCTCGGTGTGACTCGCCAGCAGGCGAGTCACTGGGAGGTTGATTACGGGGCGAACCGAACCCTTCTCGACTTAGCGCTCGATGCAGGCGTCGAGCGATTCGTGTTCGTTTCGGTGTTCGCCCCGGAACTTTGGGGATCGCTCGTGGAACCGCGAGAGCAGTTCGTAGATGAGTTATACGACGCCGAAATCTCGCAGACGGTCGTTCGACCGACCGGGTACTTCTCGGATATGACCGAGTTTTTCGAGATGGCCCGCCGGGCGCGAGTATTCCTCGTCGGTGACGGGAACGCGCGTATCAACCCTATTCACGGTGCGGACCTTGCTGCAGCGTGCGCCGATGCGGTCTCTGACGACCGTGAGGAGTTCGCTGTGGGCGGCCCGGAGACGTTTACGTACGACGAGATTGCGGCGCTTGCGTCTCGTACGCTCGACGGACGGGTGAAGACTACACACGTTCCGAAACCGCTTGCCAAGGCTGCACTCGCAGTTGTTCGGCCGTTCAATTCCCGCTACTACGCGCTCGGAAACGCGTTCACGCGCATTCTGTCCACTGACGTTGTCGCTCCCGAAACTGGTTCCCATACACTTAGACCACTACGAGCGTCTCGCCAGTCGCCGATATTCAAACTGAGTTCCTTTCTATCTTGTTAA